One part of the Candidatus Methylomirabilota bacterium genome encodes these proteins:
- a CDS encoding CPBP family glutamic-type intramembrane protease yields MIVGALLEFAAWWIVSRKGISIWVAMGIALPALGIAAVAVGEPSLSPAVSGGVAVASGAAAGVALYLATRLFVVAIRPWRTFQRHSVEVYAHQAGLPLVAAIVLAAAVMAPGEELFWRGLFQAKLSTVLDGRTAGAAIAWAAFAVANLPSRNLAIIAGAVVGGAMWSALCWWTGGALASIVCHALWTALMLGFPVVRVPVGGRA; encoded by the coding sequence ATGATCGTCGGGGCCCTCCTCGAGTTCGCCGCATGGTGGATCGTCTCCCGGAAGGGGATCAGCATCTGGGTGGCCATGGGGATCGCCCTTCCGGCCCTGGGCATCGCGGCCGTCGCGGTCGGGGAGCCGTCGCTCTCGCCGGCGGTGAGCGGCGGCGTCGCCGTCGCCTCGGGCGCGGCGGCGGGCGTCGCCCTGTACCTGGCGACCCGGCTGTTCGTGGTCGCCATCCGGCCGTGGCGGACCTTCCAGCGCCATTCGGTCGAGGTGTACGCCCACCAGGCGGGGCTGCCGCTCGTCGCCGCCATCGTGCTCGCCGCGGCGGTGATGGCTCCCGGCGAGGAGCTGTTCTGGCGCGGCCTGTTCCAGGCCAAGTTGAGCACTGTCCTCGACGGCCGGACGGCGGGGGCCGCCATCGCGTGGGCGGCGTTCGCGGTGGCCAACCTGCCCAGCCGCAATCTGGCCATCATCGCCGGGGCGGTGGTGGGGGGAGCGATGTGGTCGGCGCTTTGCTGGTGGACTGGGGGCGCGTTGGCCAGCATCGTGTGCCACGCCCTGTGGACGGCCCTGATGCTCGGGTTTCCCGTAGTTCGCGTACCCGTCGGTGGACGGGCGTGA